The following proteins come from a genomic window of Nocardiopsis sp. YSL2:
- a CDS encoding esterase family protein, which translates to MFATFSRRAVILVSSCVVVVAAAALATLPPEGVADRLGLHPPETGPALATGQLRFPADGERPVPSPIPQPGQVAVCNEPGTDHVVTLPDDSAPGGERPLWIRRPPGPDSADLPVLYLLHGSASTHETLMDEELGALLDHEMCRTGVEFVVAAPHGQESGGATTEWADAADGRFALESFVTGRVVEAVEGEHVRPRGLRAIGGFSMGGYGAAAAALRHPHLYAQVASWAGYFRVDDPDGVLGDGASAHSPDLLLDSEGVEDLRFVLVEGTEEHTPLQEGSIRGEAERFAGLLTERGMTVATLQPRGGHDFRTWGRSFPGVVDFLVSGWTATP; encoded by the coding sequence GTGTTCGCGACATTCTCCCGACGGGCCGTCATTCTCGTCTCCTCCTGTGTCGTCGTCGTGGCCGCGGCCGCGCTGGCGACCCTTCCGCCCGAGGGGGTCGCGGACCGGCTGGGCCTGCACCCGCCCGAGACCGGCCCCGCGCTCGCCACCGGCCAGCTCCGCTTCCCCGCCGACGGCGAGAGACCCGTGCCCTCGCCGATCCCCCAGCCCGGCCAGGTGGCCGTGTGCAACGAACCCGGCACGGACCACGTGGTGACCCTGCCCGACGACTCCGCGCCCGGTGGCGAGCGCCCGCTGTGGATCCGGCGCCCGCCGGGCCCCGACAGCGCCGACCTGCCCGTCCTCTACCTCCTGCACGGATCGGCCTCCACGCACGAGACCCTCATGGACGAGGAGCTCGGCGCGCTCCTCGACCACGAGATGTGCCGCACCGGGGTCGAGTTCGTCGTCGCCGCACCGCACGGCCAGGAGAGCGGGGGCGCCACCACCGAATGGGCCGACGCCGCCGACGGCCGGTTCGCGCTGGAGAGCTTCGTCACCGGACGGGTGGTCGAGGCGGTCGAGGGCGAGCACGTCCGCCCGCGGGGTCTGCGGGCCATCGGCGGGTTCTCCATGGGCGGCTACGGGGCGGCCGCCGCGGCGCTGCGCCACCCCCACCTGTACGCCCAGGTCGCGAGTTGGGCGGGGTACTTCCGCGTGGACGACCCCGACGGCGTGTTGGGCGACGGCGCCTCGGCCCACAGCCCCGACCTCCTGCTGGACTCCGAGGGCGTCGAGGACCTGCGGTTCGTGCTGGTCGAGGGCACCGAGGAGCACACGCCGCTCCAGGAGGGCAGCATCCGCGGCGAGGCGGAGCGCTTCGCCGGGCTGCTCACCGAGCGCGGTATGACAGTGGCCACGCTTCAGCCGCGCGGCGGACACGACTTCCGCACGTGGGGGCGCTCCTTCCCCGGCGTGGTCGACTTTCTGGTGTCGGGATGGACCGCTACACCGTAG
- a CDS encoding DUF523 and DUF1722 domain-containing protein has translation MSQQCATSPREQVRPVVGVSSCLLGAPVRYNGGHSRSRFLTDELGRHVDWLPVCPEAEIGLGVPRPTLRLQRIGEADRVISSKDGTDHTDDLAAVADRRLEGLEHVDGYVLKNKSPSCGLLALPVFDDAANRVHGKGRGAFADRLTRLLPDLPVEEQGRLSDAGLREHFVQRVFARARLRLLLSDDWRPRDLVEFHTRHKLQLMSHSPEGYRETGRIVAAVGDTSREETARAYATAFHRAMAVRTSRGKHANALQHAFGMLSPLLDDARRHDLLEAIESYRVGEAPLSLPVALLRHHCAAEDVVWAREQTYLLPYPDDLRLRHPVEV, from the coding sequence ATGAGTCAGCAGTGTGCCACCTCACCCCGAGAACAGGTCCGGCCCGTGGTCGGAGTGTCGAGCTGTCTGCTGGGCGCTCCCGTCCGCTACAACGGGGGCCACTCTCGTTCCCGGTTCCTCACCGACGAGCTGGGACGGCACGTGGACTGGCTGCCCGTCTGCCCGGAGGCGGAGATCGGCCTGGGGGTACCGCGGCCGACCCTGCGCCTGCAGCGGATCGGGGAGGCCGACCGGGTGATCTCCAGCAAGGACGGCACCGACCACACCGATGACCTCGCCGCTGTGGCGGACCGCCGCCTGGAGGGTCTGGAACACGTGGACGGGTACGTCCTCAAGAACAAGTCGCCGAGCTGCGGGCTCCTGGCCCTGCCGGTGTTCGACGACGCGGCGAACCGCGTCCACGGCAAGGGGCGGGGGGCCTTCGCCGATCGCCTGACGCGCCTGCTGCCGGACCTGCCGGTGGAGGAGCAGGGGCGCCTGTCGGACGCGGGACTGCGCGAGCACTTCGTCCAGCGCGTCTTCGCCCGTGCCCGGCTCCGCCTCCTGCTGTCGGACGACTGGCGGCCCCGTGACCTGGTGGAGTTCCACACCCGGCACAAGCTCCAGCTGATGTCGCACTCGCCCGAGGGGTACCGGGAGACGGGGCGCATCGTCGCCGCGGTGGGCGACACCTCCCGTGAGGAGACCGCCCGGGCCTACGCGACGGCCTTCCACCGCGCGATGGCGGTGCGCACGAGCCGCGGCAAGCACGCCAACGCGCTCCAGCACGCCTTCGGGATGCTGAGCCCCCTGCTGGACGACGCCCGCCGCCACGACCTGCTGGAGGCGATCGAGTCGTACCGGGTGGGCGAGGCTCCGCTCAGCCTCCCCGTGGCCCTCCTGCGCCACCACTGCGCGGCCGAGGACGTCGTGTGGGCGCGCGAGCAGACCTACCTGCTCCCCTACCCGGACGACCTGCGGCTGCGGCACCCCGTCGAGGTCTGA